In Amphiura filiformis chromosome 1, Afil_fr2py, whole genome shotgun sequence, the following are encoded in one genomic region:
- the LOC140158028 gene encoding uncharacterized protein encodes MLATLRNVLECSKDESTTWKFVCDSCMTRANRISKMCKGDAVEAAIKEQFIAQFKETTRKYSCRKTPSSSPSLQQRYKRMSTESPQSRGPSKRVLPFSLQPTAAELQPTTDDIDAAIATALEDVEDLSASAEVKVEIVVHYPSRIRRRTLHGPWVGVGKALSLGNEDAALQQVLHMPNGKQEASLLVVKVVEEEGKRICKKPSKDDGQVSAFRDNTPAALNRFNYSNQKSEMERNCPVLLTILEAAAMNKTQLKKNKAKTEESLVPGIMTAASILFNCRSQEMNAHQTLTGLQLKRAGADKKCFERMNVKKLSVVHSVVKKIQFEYGRNHDQAVHEWKKQMKEDKQREMCITSWLQDLEEQTASAVGNFQRQIASKALSVRAPALKQQLDDHNSTRHPGFRLVGDNVDLKVKPRYMSTDKQNVDHHHFQHIAVKNRISGMHLPDDEPIGTPESTPLTELQPNASDNKALHYEWSILIGQIISSHCPHLSWMKNCLPSLTHKHMDSMKKKSEVVNLGVIMQNENTKEGIAVIVKDQNGYIPEDGQGNPITTPLGGDQLTIERSDHAIEDQRDAFSPMERLEGLQPVIEDFHTQGNFYQAIWKELYHQYSAGDIGTLMSARNILQAKNVTKDPMKNLNAAKAFLDKYTEALVLAAAMDFFGMQSPADEPTKNVITPLEQCQEKAMEVLGKIVNKYAIPSDEEFEASQTTPLKCPFCGNPFNLVRTLQMHVKKRHSRVNIQAVLAGTSQAEEETSTDSVFNYSCNALSMCLLAFNFDDARKMGDGERIIRLLKFIMLHFKVTGKFKYANHTFRHIAQVKCLLSPRLAYEVTWNRSVNMQGRKDSNVEHDRKVEHDNRTYKQNVRGFHGKLTEKSVQRVSRSAQKVEAVLTDVDRQTDVKSRSGKHAAPDQTADIITLAGRFQTEQIFNMKPGRHHHFFPDFPRSLLSRIDIDDFHDWMKKELGNLSNKNIFKCIKK; translated from the exons GGTCCAAGCAAACGTGTTCTGCCATTCTCTCTACAACCTACAGCTGCTGAATTACAACCTACAACTGATGATATTGATGCTGCCATTGCAACAGCGCTTGAAGATGTTGAGGACTTGTCTGCTTCAGCAGAAGTTAAAGTGGAG ATCGTTGTCCACTACCCTAGCAGAATTAGGCGTCGCACTCTTCATGGTCCCTGGGTAGGTGTTGGAAAGGCGCTCAGTTTAGGGAATGAAGATGCTGCACTGCAACAGGTTTTACATATGCCGAATGGCAAACAGGAAGCGAGTTTACTTGTTGTGAAGGTAgtagaagaagaaggaaagagaatTTGTAAGAAGCCATCGAAGGATGACGGGCAGGTCTCAGCGTTCAGGGACAACACTCCAGCAGCACTGAACCGTTTTAACTATAGCAATCAGAAATCGGAAATGGAGAGGAACTGCCCAGTGCTGCTGACCATTTTAGAGGCAGCAGCCATGAACAAGACCCAACTCAAGAAAAACAAGGCAAAAACAGAAGAGTCCCTTGTTCCAGGGATAATGACGGCGGCCAGCATTCTATTCAACTGTCGCTCACAAGAAATGAATGCTCACCAGACACTTACAG GTTTGCAGCTAAAAAGAGCAGGTGCTGATAAGAAATGCTTTGAGAGAATGAATGTGAAGAAACTGTCTGTTGTCCACAGCGTGGTTAAGAAGATTCAATTTGAATATGGTAGGAACCATGATCAGGCAGTCCATGAATGGAAGAAGCAGATGAAAGAAGACAAACAAAGAGAGatgtgcattacatcatggcttcAAGATCTAGAAGAACAAACCGCATCAGCAGTAGGCAACTTTCAAAGACAAATCGCTTCCAAGGCATTGTCTGTCCGTGCACCTGCACTTAAGCAACAACTTGATGACCATAACTCTACTCGCCATCCTGGTTTTAGGCTTGTTGGAGACAATGTCGACTTGAAAGTAAAACCTAGGTATATGTCAACTGACAAGCAGAATGTTGATCACCATCATTTTCAGCACATTGCAGTTAAGAATCGCATCTCTGGCATGCATTTACCCGATGATGAGCCGATTGGTACACCAGAATCTACTCCACTGACAGAGCTTCAACCAAATGCCAGTGATAACAAAGCCCTTCATTATGAGTGGAGTATCCTGATAGGTCAAATCATATCATCACATTGTCCCCACCTGTCCTGGATGAAGAACTGTCTGCCATCTCTGACACATAAGCACATGGACAGCATGAAGAAGAAAAGTGAAGTG GTTAACCTTGGTGTCATCATGCAGAACGAGAATACCAAAGAAGGAATTGCAGTTATTGTCAAAGACCAAAACGGATATATCCCTGAAGATGGTCAAGGCAATCCCATCACGACACCCCTGGGTGGGGACCAGCTGACAATTGAAAGATCAGATCATGCAATAGAGGACCAGAGAGATGCCTTTTCTCCAATGGAACGGCTTGAAGGGTTACAGCCTGTGATTGAAGATTTTCACACTCAAGGAAATTTCTATCAG GCAATTTGGAAGGAGCTTTATCACCAGTATTCAGCAGGTGACATAGGCACCCTTATGTCGGCAAGAAACATCTTGCAAGCCAAGAACGTAACCAAAGATCCAATGAAGAATCTGAACGCTGCTAAAGCATTTCTTGACAAATATACAGAAGCGTTGGTATTAGCTGCTGCCATGGATTTCTTTGGGATGCAGTCTCCTGCAGATGAGCCTACAAAGAATGTTATAACACCACTGGAACAATGTCAAGAGAAGGCCATGGAGGTACTTGGCAAAATTGTCAACAAATATGCCATACCATCAGATGAGGAGTTTGAGGCGTCGCAGACAACACCACTGAAGTGCCCTTTCTGCGGCAATCCGTTCAATCTGGTACGCACTTTGCAGATGCATGTTAAGAAGCGACACTCAAGAGTCAACATTCAAGCTGTACTGGCAGGCACCAGTCAGGCAGAGGAGGAGACTAGCACTGACAGTGTTTTTAATTATAGCTGCAATGCTCTAAGTATGTGCCTTCTTGCGTTCAACTTTGATGATGCAAGAAAGATGGGCGATGGGGAGCGTATTATCAGACTGCTCAAGTTTATAATGCTGCATTTCAAAGTGACAGGCAAgttcaaatatgcaaaccatACGTTTCGGCATATTGCTCAAGTAAAGTGCTTGCTTTCACCTCGTCTCGCATATGAAGTCACTTGGAACAGGTCTGTGAATATGCAAGGCAGGAAGGACAGTAATGTTGAACATGACAGGAAAGTAGAGCATGACAACAGAACATATAAACAGAACGTACGAGGGTTTCATGGGAAGCTGACTGAGAAAAGCGTGCAGCGCGTCAGTAGGTCAGCACAGAAAGTGGAGGCTGTCTTGACTGATGTTGACAGGCAAACTGATGTGAAGTCCAGATCTGGCAAACATGCTGCACCAGACCAAACTGCAGACATCATCACACTTGCCGGCAGATTTCAAACAGAGCAAATATTCAACATGAAACCAGGTAGACATCACCACTTCTTTCCGGACTTTCCTAGGTCACTTTTGAGCCGTATTGACATTGATGACTTCCATGACTGGATGAAGAAAGAGTTAGGAAACTTGTCAAACAAGAATATTTTCAAGTGCATTAAAAAGTAG